The following are encoded in a window of Anopheles gambiae chromosome X, idAnoGambNW_F1_1, whole genome shotgun sequence genomic DNA:
- the LOC1270515 gene encoding SET domain-containing protein SmydA-8 isoform X2: MEKTLYRVVVRNDRLGRHLVATRHIKQGEIIYRDEPYAVGPKIANVPLCLGCNRNLMAGWDATRGLDRFHECSRCGWPLCGPGCEEVAQHRPECSVLAGSGYRPNIRPNPSNPEQRESAYCVIVPLRVLLLERIAPERYATVQGFESHLDERLASPLYGVLRSNLVPFLRQVLRLQQYSEQTVLKLSAILDTNCYEIRLPEQHVKVRGLYPLGAMLSHDCRPNTKHYFDDRLHMVLVATVDIPAGGVIHASYTQPLLGTVQRRLALRQAKCFDCCCERCADPTEYGTSASGFRCPNCRRTPSLVLAVEPTNYRTVWRCQNRRCAYQERPDQYVARCERMQQELLALDRTEPAGYEEFLARHATTLHPWNAYMLQAKYALTQLLGSARPAKAPPSEAAARRTVELCRDLLAVAERLEPGYSTFRAKLLLELGSALATLHALGVLSDPERQEWHTARAELECIAKTDPTVDVSSVGKENGSS; this comes from the exons ATGGAGAAAACGTTGTACCGCGTG GTTGTACGCAATGATCGGCTTGGGCGCCATCTGGTGGCGACGAGACACATCAAGCAGGGTGAAATCATCTACCGCGATGAGCCGTACGCGGTCGGGCCGAAGATAGCGAACGTGCCGCTCTGTCTCGGCTGCAACCGCAATCTGATGGCCGGTTGGGATGCGACCCGCGGGCTCGACCGCTTCCACGAATGCTCCCGGTGCGGTTGGCCGCTTTGCGGGCCGGGCTGCGAGGAGGTGGCCCAGCACCGGCCGGAGTGCAGTGTGCTGGCGGGCAGCGGCTACCGCCCCAACATCCGGCCCAACCCGTCCAATCCCGAGCAGCGCGAATCGGCGTACTGTGTGATAGTGCCGCTgcgcgtgctgctgctcgaacgGATCGCGCCCGAGCGGTATGCAACGGTGCAGGGGTTCGAGTCGCATCTGGACGAACGGTTGGCTAGCCCCCTGTACGGCGTGTTGCGCTCGAATCTGGTGCCGTTCCTGCGCCAGGTGCTGCGGCTGCAGCAGTACAGTGAGCAGACGGTGCTGAAGCTGAGTGCCATCCTGGACACGAACTGCTACGAGATTCGGCTGCCGGAGCAGCATGTGAAGGTGCGCGGGCTGTACCCGCTCGGTGCGATGCTGTCGCACGACTGTCGCCCGAACACGAAGCACTATTTTGACGACCGGCTGCATATGGTGCTGGTGGCGACGGTCGACATCCCGGCCGGTGGTGTCATCCACGCGTCCTACACGCAACCTCTGCTCGGGACGGTCCAGCGCCGGCTTGCCCTTCGGCAGGCAAAGTGTTTCGACTGCTGCTGCGAGCGATGCGCCGATCCGACGGAGTACGGCACGAGCGCCAGTGGATTCCGGTGCCCCAACTGTCGCCGGACGCCGAGCCTTGTGCTGGCGGTGGAACCGACCAACTACCGGACCGTTTGGCGCTGCCAGAACCGACGCTGCGCGTACCAGGAGCGGCCGGACCAGTACGTGGCGCGCTGCGAACGAATGCAGCAGGAGCTGCTCGCGCTCGATCGCACCGAACCGGCCGGCTACGAGGAGTTTCTCGCACGCCACGCTACCACCCTGCACCCCTGGAACGCGTACATGCTGCAGGCGAAGTATGCGCTGACGCAGCTGCTAGGCAGCGCCCGCCCAGCCAAAG CACCGCCTTCGGAAGCTGCCGCTCGGCGAACGGTGGAGCTGTGCCGCGATTTGCTGGCGGTGGCCGAGCGACTCGAGCCCGGTTACAGCACCTTCCGTgccaagctgctgctggagctgggGTCCGCACTCGCCACCCTACATGCGCTCGGCGTCTTATCG GATCCCGAACGACAGGAATGGCACACGGCAAGAGCCGAGCTGGAGTGCATTGCCAAAACGGACCCAACCGTGGACGTCAGCAGCGTTGGGAAGGAAAATGGCTCGTCGTAA
- the LOC1270515 gene encoding SET domain-containing protein SmydA-8 isoform X1, translating into MSSTVCRVCSAPAMQRCAGCQQVGYCGRDHQRADWKAQHRDQCRRFKVVRNDRLGRHLVATRHIKQGEIIYRDEPYAVGPKIANVPLCLGCNRNLMAGWDATRGLDRFHECSRCGWPLCGPGCEEVAQHRPECSVLAGSGYRPNIRPNPSNPEQRESAYCVIVPLRVLLLERIAPERYATVQGFESHLDERLASPLYGVLRSNLVPFLRQVLRLQQYSEQTVLKLSAILDTNCYEIRLPEQHVKVRGLYPLGAMLSHDCRPNTKHYFDDRLHMVLVATVDIPAGGVIHASYTQPLLGTVQRRLALRQAKCFDCCCERCADPTEYGTSASGFRCPNCRRTPSLVLAVEPTNYRTVWRCQNRRCAYQERPDQYVARCERMQQELLALDRTEPAGYEEFLARHATTLHPWNAYMLQAKYALTQLLGSARPAKAPPSEAAARRTVELCRDLLAVAERLEPGYSTFRAKLLLELGSALATLHALGVLSDPERQEWHTARAELECIAKTDPTVDVSSVGKENGSS; encoded by the exons ATGTCATCCACTGTCTGCCGTGTCTGTAGTGCTCCAGCGATGCAGCGCTGTGCCGGCTGTCAGCAGGTCGGGTACTGTGGCCGCGACCATCAGCGGGCCGATTGGAAGGCCCAGCATCGTGACCAGTGTCGTCGGTTCAAA GTTGTACGCAATGATCGGCTTGGGCGCCATCTGGTGGCGACGAGACACATCAAGCAGGGTGAAATCATCTACCGCGATGAGCCGTACGCGGTCGGGCCGAAGATAGCGAACGTGCCGCTCTGTCTCGGCTGCAACCGCAATCTGATGGCCGGTTGGGATGCGACCCGCGGGCTCGACCGCTTCCACGAATGCTCCCGGTGCGGTTGGCCGCTTTGCGGGCCGGGCTGCGAGGAGGTGGCCCAGCACCGGCCGGAGTGCAGTGTGCTGGCGGGCAGCGGCTACCGCCCCAACATCCGGCCCAACCCGTCCAATCCCGAGCAGCGCGAATCGGCGTACTGTGTGATAGTGCCGCTgcgcgtgctgctgctcgaacgGATCGCGCCCGAGCGGTATGCAACGGTGCAGGGGTTCGAGTCGCATCTGGACGAACGGTTGGCTAGCCCCCTGTACGGCGTGTTGCGCTCGAATCTGGTGCCGTTCCTGCGCCAGGTGCTGCGGCTGCAGCAGTACAGTGAGCAGACGGTGCTGAAGCTGAGTGCCATCCTGGACACGAACTGCTACGAGATTCGGCTGCCGGAGCAGCATGTGAAGGTGCGCGGGCTGTACCCGCTCGGTGCGATGCTGTCGCACGACTGTCGCCCGAACACGAAGCACTATTTTGACGACCGGCTGCATATGGTGCTGGTGGCGACGGTCGACATCCCGGCCGGTGGTGTCATCCACGCGTCCTACACGCAACCTCTGCTCGGGACGGTCCAGCGCCGGCTTGCCCTTCGGCAGGCAAAGTGTTTCGACTGCTGCTGCGAGCGATGCGCCGATCCGACGGAGTACGGCACGAGCGCCAGTGGATTCCGGTGCCCCAACTGTCGCCGGACGCCGAGCCTTGTGCTGGCGGTGGAACCGACCAACTACCGGACCGTTTGGCGCTGCCAGAACCGACGCTGCGCGTACCAGGAGCGGCCGGACCAGTACGTGGCGCGCTGCGAACGAATGCAGCAGGAGCTGCTCGCGCTCGATCGCACCGAACCGGCCGGCTACGAGGAGTTTCTCGCACGCCACGCTACCACCCTGCACCCCTGGAACGCGTACATGCTGCAGGCGAAGTATGCGCTGACGCAGCTGCTAGGCAGCGCCCGCCCAGCCAAAG CACCGCCTTCGGAAGCTGCCGCTCGGCGAACGGTGGAGCTGTGCCGCGATTTGCTGGCGGTGGCCGAGCGACTCGAGCCCGGTTACAGCACCTTCCGTgccaagctgctgctggagctgggGTCCGCACTCGCCACCCTACATGCGCTCGGCGTCTTATCG GATCCCGAACGACAGGAATGGCACACGGCAAGAGCCGAGCTGGAGTGCATTGCCAAAACGGACCCAACCGTGGACGTCAGCAGCGTTGGGAAGGAAAATGGCTCGTCGTAA
- the LOC1270516 gene encoding zinc carboxypeptidase isoform X2, with product MSGAAAADGAARYDHYRLYRVELATDEQVQLFQQLEAKSDSCTFYGHARQPGQQLTIMVSASKVADFEDLLALHAVSGRVLERNMQQLIEREAATVQPASTDPNQMDWEHYFQLETIYAWMELLAERFPGAVSTLDIGTSYEGRPIRGVKLSRRPDNKAIVVEGGIHAREWISPATATFLLHELVTSEDPTVRELGTAYDWFFFPIVNPDGYRFTFTGDRLWRKNRKPYGLCRGVDLNRNFDSNWGGVGSSDDPCSYDFSGSGPFSEPEAVALADFVRNNVGPARIRTYIALHSYSQLLMFPYGHTADRVPNYDHLRSITEKGIAALTAVSGTSYRGGSKYETIYPSSGGSIDWAYRPGGVPVSLTFELRGPPDSTDMFILPADQIRPVGKETLAAFVAIVQEAARLGYYDS from the exons ATGTCTG GTGCTGCCGCCGCGGATGGAGCCGCCCGGTACGACCATTACCGGCTGTACCGTGTCGAGCTGGCGACGGACGAGCAGGTGCAGCTGTTCCAGCAGCTCGAGGCGAAGAGCGACAGCTGCACCTTTTACGGCCATGCGCGGCAACCGGGCCAGCAGCTCACGATCATGGTGTCCGCCAGCAAGGTCGCGGACTTTGAGGATCTGCTCGCGCTACACGCAGTGAGCGGGCGCGTGCTCGAGCGCAACATGCAGCAGCTGATCGAGCGGGAAGCGGCCACGGTACAGCCGGCCAGCACCGACCCGAACCAGATGGACTGGGAGCACTACTTTCAGCTCGAGACGATTTACGCCTGGATGGAGCTGCTGGCGGAACGCTTCCCGGGCGCGGTCAGCACGCTCGACATCGGCACCAGTTACGAGGGGCGCCCGATCAGGGGAGTGAAGCTGTCGCGCCGTCCCGACAACAAAGCGATCGTGGTGGAGGGTGGCATACACGCGCGGGAGTGGATTTCCCCCGCCACGGCCACATTTCTGCTGCACGAGCTGGTCACGTCGGAGGACCCGACCGTGCGCGAGCTCGGCACCGCGTACGATTGGTTCTTCTTCCCGATCGTGAACCCGGACGGGTACCGGTTCACCTTCACCGGGGACCGGCTGTGGCGCAAAAACCGCAAACCGTACGGCCTATGTCGCGGTGTCGATCTGAACCGCAACTTCGACAGCAACTGGGGCGGGGTCGGTTCGAGCGACGATCCGTGCAGTTACGATTTTTCCGGCAGTGGCCCTTTTTCCGAGCCGGAAGCGGTCGCGCTCGCTGACTTTGTGCGGAACAATGTGGGCCCGGCCCGGATACGGACGTACATTGCGCTGCACTCGTACTCGCAGCTGCTGATGTTCCCGTACGGCCACACGGCGGACCGTGTGCCGAACTACGACCATCTGCGGTCAATCACCGAGAAAGGAATCGCCGCGCTGACGGCAGTCAGCGGAACATCGTACCGCGGGGGTAGCAAGTACGAAACGATCTACCCGTCGAGCGGTGGCTCGATCGATTGGGCTTACCGTCCCGGTGGCGTACCGGTGTCCCTGACGTTCGAGCTGCGCGGGCCGCCCGATTCCACCGACATGTTCATACTGCCGGCGGACCAGATCCGGCCGGTCGGGAAGGAAACGCTCGCGGCATTCGTGGCAATCGTGCAGGAAGCGGCCCGCCTCGGTTACTATGATAGCTAG
- the LOC1270516 gene encoding zinc carboxypeptidase isoform X1 → MSGKTDFLQAVLFTLILTVSPLFQGAAAADGAARYDHYRLYRVELATDEQVQLFQQLEAKSDSCTFYGHARQPGQQLTIMVSASKVADFEDLLALHAVSGRVLERNMQQLIEREAATVQPASTDPNQMDWEHYFQLETIYAWMELLAERFPGAVSTLDIGTSYEGRPIRGVKLSRRPDNKAIVVEGGIHAREWISPATATFLLHELVTSEDPTVRELGTAYDWFFFPIVNPDGYRFTFTGDRLWRKNRKPYGLCRGVDLNRNFDSNWGGVGSSDDPCSYDFSGSGPFSEPEAVALADFVRNNVGPARIRTYIALHSYSQLLMFPYGHTADRVPNYDHLRSITEKGIAALTAVSGTSYRGGSKYETIYPSSGGSIDWAYRPGGVPVSLTFELRGPPDSTDMFILPADQIRPVGKETLAAFVAIVQEAARLGYYDS, encoded by the coding sequence ATGTCTGGTAAAACAGATTTCCTTCAAGCCGTGCTGTTTACACTAATACTCACTGTTTCGCCGCTTTTCCAAGGTGCTGCCGCCGCGGATGGAGCCGCCCGGTACGACCATTACCGGCTGTACCGTGTCGAGCTGGCGACGGACGAGCAGGTGCAGCTGTTCCAGCAGCTCGAGGCGAAGAGCGACAGCTGCACCTTTTACGGCCATGCGCGGCAACCGGGCCAGCAGCTCACGATCATGGTGTCCGCCAGCAAGGTCGCGGACTTTGAGGATCTGCTCGCGCTACACGCAGTGAGCGGGCGCGTGCTCGAGCGCAACATGCAGCAGCTGATCGAGCGGGAAGCGGCCACGGTACAGCCGGCCAGCACCGACCCGAACCAGATGGACTGGGAGCACTACTTTCAGCTCGAGACGATTTACGCCTGGATGGAGCTGCTGGCGGAACGCTTCCCGGGCGCGGTCAGCACGCTCGACATCGGCACCAGTTACGAGGGGCGCCCGATCAGGGGAGTGAAGCTGTCGCGCCGTCCCGACAACAAAGCGATCGTGGTGGAGGGTGGCATACACGCGCGGGAGTGGATTTCCCCCGCCACGGCCACATTTCTGCTGCACGAGCTGGTCACGTCGGAGGACCCGACCGTGCGCGAGCTCGGCACCGCGTACGATTGGTTCTTCTTCCCGATCGTGAACCCGGACGGGTACCGGTTCACCTTCACCGGGGACCGGCTGTGGCGCAAAAACCGCAAACCGTACGGCCTATGTCGCGGTGTCGATCTGAACCGCAACTTCGACAGCAACTGGGGCGGGGTCGGTTCGAGCGACGATCCGTGCAGTTACGATTTTTCCGGCAGTGGCCCTTTTTCCGAGCCGGAAGCGGTCGCGCTCGCTGACTTTGTGCGGAACAATGTGGGCCCGGCCCGGATACGGACGTACATTGCGCTGCACTCGTACTCGCAGCTGCTGATGTTCCCGTACGGCCACACGGCGGACCGTGTGCCGAACTACGACCATCTGCGGTCAATCACCGAGAAAGGAATCGCCGCGCTGACGGCAGTCAGCGGAACATCGTACCGCGGGGGTAGCAAGTACGAAACGATCTACCCGTCGAGCGGTGGCTCGATCGATTGGGCTTACCGTCCCGGTGGCGTACCGGTGTCCCTGACGTTCGAGCTGCGCGGGCCGCCCGATTCCACCGACATGTTCATACTGCCGGCGGACCAGATCCGGCCGGTCGGGAAGGAAACGCTCGCGGCATTCGTGGCAATCGTGCAGGAAGCGGCCCGCCTCGGTTACTATGATAGCTAG